One region of Tamandua tetradactyla isolate mTamTet1 chromosome 6, mTamTet1.pri, whole genome shotgun sequence genomic DNA includes:
- the SPAG7 gene encoding sperm-associated antigen 7: protein MHRPFSVSPKMADLLGSILSSMEKPPSLGDQETRRKAREQAARLKKLQEQEKQQKVEFRKRMEKEVSDFIQDSGQIKKKFQPMSKIERSILHDVVEVAGLTSFSFGEDDECRYVMIFKKEFAPSDEELDSYRRGEEWDPQKAEEKRKLRELAQQQEEEEAQQGPVVVSPASDYKDKYSHLIGKGAAKDAAHMLQANKTYGCVPVANKRDTRSIEEAMNEIRAKKRLRQSGEEMPPTS from the exons ATGCACCGCCCCTTCTCAGTTTCTCCCAAGATGGCGGACCTACTGGGCTCCATCCTGAGCTCCATGGAGAAGCCGCCCAGCCTCGGTGACCAGGAGACTCGGCGCAAGGCCCGAG AGCAGGCTGCCCGCCTGAAGAAACTACAGGAACAAGAGAAACAGCAGAAGGTGGAGTTTCGTAAAAGG ATGGAGAAAGAGGTGTCAGATTTCATTCAAGACAGTGGGCAGATCAAGAAAAAGTTTCAGCCGATGAGCAAAATAGAGAGGAGCATACT ACATGATGTGGTGGAAGTGGCTGGCCTGACATCTTTCTCCTTCGGGGAGGACGATGAATGTCGCTATGTCATGATCTTCAAAAAG GAGTTTGCACCATCAGATGAAGAGCTGGACTCCTACCGTCGTGGAGAGGAATGGGACCCCCAGAAGGCTGAGGAAAAACGGAAGCTAAGG GAGCTGGCCcagcagcaggaggaggaggaagcccAGCAGGGACCCGTGGTGGTGAGCCCTGCCAGCGACTACAAGGATAAGTACAGCCACCTCATCGGCAAGGGGGCAGCCAAGGATGCAGCCCACATGCTACAGGCCAACAAGACCTATGGCTGTG TGCCCGTGGCCAACAAGAGGGACACACGCTCCATTGAAGAGGCCATGAACGAGATCCGGGCCAAGAAGCGTCTGCGGCAGAGCGGGGAAGAGATGCCACCTACCTCCTAG
- the ENO3 gene encoding beta-enolase, which produces MAMQKIFAREILDSRGNPTVEVDLHTAKGRFRAAVPSGASTGIYEALELRDGDKSRYLGKGVLKAVEHINKTLGPALLEKKLSVVDQEKVDKFMIELDGTENKSKFGANAILGVSLAVCKAGAAEKGVPLYRHIADLAGNPDLVLPVPAFNVINGGSHAGNKLAMQEFMILPVGASSFKEAMRIGAEVYHHLKGVIKAKYGKDATNVGDEGGFAPNILENNEALELLKTAIQAAGYPDKVVIGMDVAASEFYRNGKYDLDFKSPDDPARHITGDKLGELYKSFIKNYPVVSIEDPFDQDDWATWTSFLAGVGIQIVGDDLTVTNPKRIAQAVEKKACNCLLLKVNQIGSVTESIQACKLAQSNGWGVMVSHRSGETEDTFIADLVVGLCTGQIKTGAPCRSERLAKYNQLMRIEEALGDKAVFAGRKFRNPKAK; this is translated from the exons ATGGCCATGCAGAAAATCTTTGCCCGGGAAATCCTGGACTCCAGGGGCAACCCCACGGTGGAGGTGGACCTGCACACGGCCAAGG GCCGATTCCGAGCAGCTGTGCCCAGCGGAGCTTCTACAGGTATCTATGAAGCCCTGGAACTAAGAGATGGAGACAAATCACGTTACTTGGGGAAAG GGGTCCTGAAGGCTGTGGAACATATCAACAAGACTCTAGGCCCTGCTCTGCTGGAAAAG AAACTAAGCGTTGTAGATCAAGAAAAAGTTGACAAATTTATGATTGAGCTGGATGGGACCGAGAATAAGT CCAAGTTCGGAGCCAATGCCATCCTGGGTGTGTCCTTGGCTGTGTGTAAAGCAGGAGCAGCGGAGAAGGGGGTCCCACTCTACCGACACATTGCAGATCTTGCCGGAAACCCAGACCTGGTACTCCCAGTGCCA GCTTTCAATGTGATCAATGGGGGCTCCCATGCTGGAAACAAGCTGGCCATGCAGGAGTTCATGATTCTGCCTGTGGGCGCCAGCTCCTTCAAGGAAGCCATGCGCATTGGTGCGGAGGTCTACCATCACCTCAAAGGAGTCATCAAGGCCAAATATGGGAAGGATGCCACCAATGTGGGCGATGAGGGCGGCTTTGCACCCAACATCCTGGAGAACAATGAGG CCCTAGAGCTGCTGAAGACGGCCATCCAGGCAGCTGGTTACCCTGACAAGGTGGTGATTGGTATGGATGTAGCAGCTTCTGAGTTCTATCGCAACGGGAAGTATGATCTTGACTTCAAATCTCCTGATGACCCCGCACGCCACATCACTGGAGATAAGCTGGGGGAGCTGTACAAGAGTTTCATCAAGAACTATCCTG TGGTCTCCATTGAAGACCCCTTTGACCAGGATGACTGGGCTACCTGGACCTCATTCCTTGCGGGGGTTGGCATTCAGATCGTGGGGGATGACCTCACAGTCACCAACCCCAAGAGAATTGCCCAGGCCGTTGAGAAAAAGGCCTGCAACTGTCTGTTGTTGAAGGTCAACCAGATTGGCTCAGTGACTGAATCCATCCAGGC CTGCAAACTGGCTCAGTCTAATGGCTGGGGGGTGATGGTGAGCCACCGCTCTGGGGAGACTGAGGACACATTCATCGCTGATCTCGTGGTGGGGCTCTGCACAGGGCAG ATTAAGACTGGTGCCCCCTGCCGCTCAGAACGTCTGGCCAAATACAACCAGCTCATGAG GATTGAAGAGGCTCTCGGGGACAAAGCTGTCTTTGCTGGACGCAAGTTCCGTAACCCAAAGGCCAAATAA